The following proteins are encoded in a genomic region of Kineosporiaceae bacterium:
- a CDS encoding PAS domain S-box protein, translating into MHGSLSDEDVDRTIARLTRRVNQLQSTVAALLAERNRAEVAAREAASSALAGVAPDGPSHAAATLLRCVIDSLEGRMCILAEDGTVLGSNKRWDEAIGALGLPGSGLGTHFFTLTRSLPVSPDDRQRLHDTVLHVLVGEEEHAEVKLRWVWGDDEEHVVVRAHAVNDHDHARAVLSIVDITSAMSIQEELRQITKRAQLLALVAEHTDNAVVIQDAAGRIEWVNDAFLRHTGFHTPQEVVGRSRMDLWLGPFTDTEEFTRLVASIEAGHSVDQELPAQSLGGRDYWVQLQVKPVMVDGQIVRFVGVERDITERRHAEEQLRATSQRVHALAEEVTAEKSLLDGVLASIPHLVYWKVNSRFAQRHDASALHYSGVNQAFLGLRRLADRDQVIGHTEAELPVHDELTDLLPPLEAEVFQSGIARHDLRVNLHTGPEQRQELMLSVLPYRGQPDQEIAGVIGVAADITHLSELERQLAQASRLESIGQLAAGIAHEINTPVQYVSDNTRFVADGVGRVLTSLREVNDVVARWDVGGDAASDPDLLGAVRTAATLPDLDFLDTEIPSALAQSQEGLQRVAEIVKAMKDYSHPGAGRAAADLNRAVESTVKVCRNEWKYVAEVELDLDPAVTAVPCYEGELKQVLLNIIINAAQAIGEHRATTGSTALGRIRVSTALDGERVRIMIQDDGPGMDAHVRQRVFDPFFTTKAVGKGTGQGLTMAYAVIVNKHGGRLEVDSAPGRGATFSVTLPLNVAED; encoded by the coding sequence ATGCACGGCTCCCTGTCGGACGAGGACGTCGACCGCACCATCGCCCGGCTCACCCGACGCGTCAACCAGTTGCAGAGCACCGTGGCCGCCCTTCTCGCAGAACGCAATCGCGCCGAGGTTGCCGCGCGTGAGGCGGCGAGCTCTGCTCTGGCCGGGGTCGCCCCCGACGGCCCCAGTCATGCCGCGGCGACCCTGCTGCGGTGCGTGATCGACTCCCTCGAGGGGCGCATGTGCATCCTCGCCGAGGACGGCACCGTGCTCGGCTCCAACAAGCGCTGGGACGAGGCGATCGGCGCGCTCGGGCTACCGGGATCCGGGCTGGGGACTCACTTCTTCACCCTGACGCGCAGCCTGCCGGTCAGTCCCGACGATCGGCAGCGGTTGCACGACACCGTGTTGCACGTGCTGGTCGGCGAGGAGGAGCACGCCGAGGTCAAGCTGCGTTGGGTGTGGGGGGACGACGAGGAACACGTGGTGGTGCGTGCCCATGCCGTCAACGACCACGACCATGCCCGCGCCGTGCTCTCCATCGTCGACATCACCAGCGCCATGTCGATCCAGGAGGAGCTGCGCCAGATCACCAAGCGGGCACAGCTGCTGGCCCTGGTGGCCGAGCACACCGACAACGCCGTGGTGATCCAGGACGCCGCGGGTCGCATCGAGTGGGTCAACGATGCCTTCTTGCGGCACACCGGCTTTCACACGCCGCAGGAGGTGGTGGGTCGCAGCCGGATGGATCTGTGGCTGGGACCGTTCACCGATACCGAGGAGTTCACCCGCCTGGTGGCCTCGATCGAGGCCGGCCACTCGGTCGACCAGGAACTGCCGGCGCAGAGCCTCGGGGGGCGGGACTACTGGGTGCAGCTGCAGGTGAAGCCCGTCATGGTCGACGGGCAGATCGTGCGGTTCGTCGGGGTCGAGCGCGACATCACCGAACGGCGTCACGCCGAGGAACAGTTGCGGGCCACCAGTCAGCGGGTGCACGCTCTCGCCGAGGAGGTCACCGCCGAGAAGTCGCTGCTGGACGGCGTCCTGGCCTCGATCCCGCACCTGGTCTATTGGAAGGTCAACTCACGATTCGCCCAGCGCCACGACGCCTCGGCCCTGCACTACTCCGGGGTGAACCAGGCCTTTCTCGGCCTGCGACGGCTCGCCGATCGCGACCAGGTCATCGGCCACACCGAGGCCGAACTGCCGGTGCACGACGAACTGACCGACCTGCTGCCGCCCCTGGAGGCCGAGGTCTTCCAGAGCGGCATCGCCCGGCACGACCTGCGGGTGAACCTGCACACCGGGCCGGAACAGCGCCAGGAGTTGATGCTCAGCGTGCTGCCGTATCGGGGCCAGCCCGATCAGGAGATCGCCGGGGTGATCGGGGTGGCCGCCGACATCACCCACCTGAGCGAGCTCGAACGTCAACTCGCCCAGGCCAGTCGATTGGAGTCCATCGGTCAGCTCGCGGCGGGGATCGCACACGAGATCAACACCCCGGTGCAGTACGTCTCGGACAACACCCGGTTCGTCGCGGACGGCGTGGGCCGGGTGTTGACCTCGCTGCGCGAGGTGAACGACGTGGTGGCGCGGTGGGACGTCGGCGGCGACGCGGCGTCCGACCCTGACCTGCTGGGCGCCGTCCGGACGGCAGCGACGCTGCCCGACCTGGACTTCCTGGACACCGAGATCCCCAGCGCTCTGGCGCAGTCGCAGGAAGGGCTGCAGCGGGTCGCCGAGATCGTCAAGGCGATGAAGGACTACTCCCACCCCGGAGCCGGACGTGCCGCCGCCGACCTCAACCGCGCGGTGGAGAGCACGGTCAAGGTCTGCCGCAACGAGTGGAAGTACGTCGCCGAGGTCGAGCTCGACCTGGATCCGGCGGTCACCGCGGTGCCCTGTTACGAGGGCGAGCTCAAACAGGTGCTGCTCAACATCATCATCAACGCCGCGCAGGCCATCGGCGAGCACCGGGCGACGACGGGGAGCACCGCGCTGGGTCGGATCCGGGTGAGCACAGCGCTGGACGGCGAGCGGGTGCGCATCATGATCCAGGACGATGGGCCGGGCATGGACGCGCACGTCAGGCAACGGGTGTTCGACCCGTTCTTCACCACCAAGGCCGTGGGCAAGGGCACCGGACAGGGCCTGACCATGGCGTATGCGGTGATCGTGAACAAGCACGGCGGCCGGCTCGAGGTCGACTCGGCCCCCGGACGCGGCGCCACCTTCAGCGTCACCCTGCCGCTGAACGTGGCCGAGGACTGA
- a CDS encoding FadR family transcriptional regulator, protein MRTARRASLIDQVIDQLRSQITSGTWAIGGRIPTESELAQLTGTSRNTVREAVQSLVHAGLLERRQGSGTYVLAASELAGAVSRQVAGAHHVHVLEVRRALEAGAARLAASRRTDEDIAEQRRLIEARNQASRDGSQDGVVAYDVLVHRAIVRSSHNPVLIELYENFLGALGESVRSNLALTGTIRDEEHVALVDAIEAGDGERAASEAACYLDVMIEGAQPE, encoded by the coding sequence CTGCGCACTGCCCGGCGGGCCAGCCTGATCGACCAGGTCATCGATCAGTTGCGCAGCCAGATCACCTCGGGGACCTGGGCCATCGGCGGTCGGATCCCGACCGAGTCCGAGCTCGCCCAGCTCACCGGGACCAGCCGAAACACCGTGCGCGAGGCCGTGCAGTCACTCGTGCACGCCGGTCTGCTGGAGCGCCGCCAAGGGTCGGGAACCTACGTCCTGGCCGCCAGCGAGCTGGCCGGCGCCGTGAGCCGGCAGGTCGCCGGAGCGCACCACGTGCACGTGCTCGAGGTCCGTCGCGCGCTGGAGGCCGGGGCCGCCCGGCTGGCCGCCTCGCGTCGCACCGACGAGGACATCGCCGAACAACGACGCCTCATCGAGGCGCGCAACCAGGCTTCACGCGACGGCAGCCAGGACGGCGTGGTGGCCTATGACGTGCTGGTCCACCGGGCGATCGTGCGCTCCTCGCACAACCCGGTGCTGATCGAGCTCTACGAGAACTTCCTCGGCGCCCTGGGTGAGAGCGTGCGCTCGAACCTGGCCCTGACCGGCACGATCCGGGACGAGGAACACGTCGCCCTGGTCGATGCGATCGAGGCCGGGGACGGCGAGCGCGCGGCGTCCGAGGCCGCCTGCTACCTCGACGTGATGATCGAGGGAGCCCAGCCCGAGTAG